One window of the Thermasporomyces composti genome contains the following:
- a CDS encoding non-heme iron oxygenase ferredoxin subunit: MSDFQRACALAEVTEASPVPVVLDGVPVAIVRSGDQLHAIYDVCSHEEVALSEGEVEDGEIECWLHGSRFDLATGQPTGLPATEPVPVYPVKVEGDDVYVDVHHPLNNIERPA, encoded by the coding sequence ATGAGCGACTTCCAACGCGCCTGCGCGCTGGCTGAGGTGACCGAGGCCAGCCCGGTTCCGGTTGTGCTCGACGGCGTCCCGGTCGCGATCGTGCGGTCCGGTGACCAGCTGCACGCCATCTACGACGTCTGCTCCCATGAGGAGGTGGCGTTGTCGGAGGGCGAGGTCGAGGACGGCGAGATCGAGTGCTGGCTGCACGGATCCCGTTTCGATCTCGCGACCGGACAGCCGACGGGTCTGCCGGCGACCGAGCCGGTACCTGTGTACCCGGTGAAGGTGGAGGGCGACGACGTCTACGTCGACGTCCACCACCCGTTGAACAACATCGAACGACCTGCCTAG
- the sufC gene encoding Fe-S cluster assembly ATPase SufC, with amino-acid sequence MSTLEIRDLHVSVETEDGPKEILRGVDLTVRSGEIHAIMGPNGSGKSTLAYSIAGHPKYQVTGGSVTLDGEDILAMSVDERARAGLFLAMQYPVEVTGVSVANFLRTAKTAIDGKPPALRQWVKEVNAALERLGMDPSFSQRNVNEGFSGGEKKRHEIVQLELLDPKFAILDETDSGLDIDALKVVSEGVNRFHARGDKGVLLITHYTRILRYIRPDYVHVFVDGRVAEAGGPELAEKLETEGYANYVKAGASS; translated from the coding sequence GTGAGCACCCTTGAGATCCGCGACCTGCACGTCTCCGTCGAGACAGAGGACGGCCCGAAGGAGATCCTTCGTGGGGTTGACCTGACCGTGCGGTCGGGGGAGATCCACGCCATCATGGGCCCGAACGGCTCGGGCAAGTCCACCTTGGCGTACTCGATCGCCGGTCACCCGAAGTACCAGGTCACCGGTGGCTCGGTCACGCTCGACGGTGAGGACATCCTCGCGATGAGCGTCGACGAGCGGGCCCGTGCCGGCCTGTTCCTGGCGATGCAGTACCCCGTCGAGGTGACCGGTGTGTCGGTCGCGAACTTCCTGCGGACCGCCAAGACCGCCATCGACGGAAAGCCGCCCGCGCTGCGTCAATGGGTCAAGGAGGTCAACGCCGCTCTGGAGCGGCTCGGCATGGACCCCAGCTTCTCGCAGCGCAACGTCAACGAAGGCTTCTCCGGCGGTGAGAAGAAGCGGCACGAGATCGTCCAGTTGGAGCTCCTGGACCCGAAGTTCGCGATCCTGGACGAGACCGACTCCGGGCTCGACATCGACGCGCTGAAGGTCGTCTCCGAAGGCGTCAACCGCTTCCACGCCAGGGGTGACAAGGGCGTGTTGCTCATCACCCACTACACGCGCATCCTCCGCTACATCCGGCCGGACTACGTGCACGTGTTCGTCGACGGCCGGGTCGCGGAGGCGGGCGGACCTGAGCTGGCTGAGAAGCTGGAGACGGAGGGCTACGCGAACTACGTGAAGGCAGGCGCATCCTCGTGA